From one Phycodurus eques isolate BA_2022a chromosome 6, UOR_Pequ_1.1, whole genome shotgun sequence genomic stretch:
- the LOC133404636 gene encoding sodium channel and clathrin linker 1-like isoform X1: protein MRVSKLESDVKENDWLHRELMEPVANQLRLLPLTLGAECDIVEENKIMNNYETQVQLFKQERMQVTELWRTAAQELDHLQESYRRMFTNGLNANATGQQLIQTNCNFFKTMMGHSAEVEDLQIQLRTTKTELRTAIAKVDEMTQQLQSVQQQLKRQEEKETEAQSREEAAHRQIQQLQTTISHQETKIKGASQETETAFKDLTMWETTAGNLKVRCATLEQEKYEGLDKVRECVQMAEEAALQKDEAQLRAKQLTEELERTKKAFQQLSQDATLCSNKELNNMRQQCNTEMQSMAEELSLLHLECVDKQSQIERSKRERKALEEELSKVTKCKVEHGLGTIDALHQKCLKAEQMKDEISFTLQSTQTKQKKLELDYSVELSRYQEEVQTLNGFFNAAREDCVRISDERLQLQQENVQFRREMDELHKASLQGQKKAKQQITQMEQEYSIKEKALKAQITDLEESSRNSSADLMRLLTAQQKSIQRWKVEAPNMAQAFQSRIKNLMEELNQHQQRSHVFEIQLKKNNDTIVEYERQLTEFREKASRLQRRLTEVEQRTTPSQQFCFGISTGENQS from the exons ATGCGAGTGTCGAAGTTGGAAAGTGATGTCAAGGAGAATGATTG GCTGCACAGAGAGCTGATGGAGCCAGTCGCAAATCAGCTTCGGTTGCTACCATTAACTTTGGGAGCAGAGTGTGACATTGTTGAGGAGAATAAAATCATGAATAACTATGAAACTCAAGTCCAACTTTTTAAGCAG GAGCGGATGCAGGTCACTGAGTTGTGGCGTACAGCAGCGCAGGAGCTTGACCATCTACAGGAGTCCTACCGGAGAATGTTCACTAATGGACTCAATGCCAATGCTACAGGACAACAGCTCATACAA ACTAACTGCAATTTCTTTAAGACAATGATGGGGCACAGCGCAGAGGTGGAGGACCTACAAATCCAGCTCAG aACAACCAAGACTGAGCTGAGAACAGCCATAGCCAAAGTGGATGAGATGACCCAACAGCTCCAGTCTGTTCAGCAGCAGCTAAAGAGACAG GAGGAAAAGGAGACAGAGGCCCAGAGTCGAGAGGAAGCAGCACACAGACAAATTCAACAGCTTCAGACAACCATCAGTCATCAAGAGACCAA AATAAAAGGTGCATCTCAGGAGACAGAGACTGCATTCAAAGATCTAACTATGTGGGAGACTACAGCAGGGAACCTAAAGGTCCGTTGTGCTACTTTAGAACAGGAGAAGTATGAGGGTCTAGACAAAGTGCGAGAGTGTGTGCAGATGGCTGAAGAGGCAGCATTGCAGAAGGATGAG GCCCAGTTAAGAGCAAAGCAGTTGACCGAGGAGCTAGAGAGGACAAAAAAGGCCTTCCAACAGTTGAGCCAGGATGCTACTCTTTGCTCCAATAAAGAG CTGAACAACATGCGTCAGCAGTGCAACACTGAAATGCAAAGTATGGCTGAGGAATTGTCTCTATTGCACCTG GAGTGTGTGGACAAACAGTCTCAGATTGAGAGGTCTAAGCGAGAGAGAAAAGCTTTAGAAGAGGAACTATCGAAG GTGACAAAGTGCAAGGTAGAGCACGGGCTTGGGACAATTGATGCCCTTCACCAGAAGTGTCTAAAGGCAGAGCAGATGAAGGATGAGATAAGCTTCACTTTGCAAAGTacccaaaccaaacaaaaaaagttggaattggA CTACAGTGTCGAGTTGTCCCGATACCAGGAGGAAGTGCAGACACTAAAtggtttttttaatgcagcaaGAGAGGACTGTGTCAGAATCAGTGACGAGCGACTCCAGTTGCAACAGGAGAATGTTCAGTTCCGCAGAGAGATGGATGAGCTGCACAAGGCCTCCTTGCAGGGCCAAAAGAAAGCCAAACAACAG ATTACACAGATGGAGCAAGAGTACAGCATAAAGGAGAAGGCACTAAAAGCGCAGATTACTGACCTGGAGGAGAGCAGTCGCAACTCAAGTGCTGATCTGATGCGTCTTCTCACAGCACAGCAGAAAAGTATCCAGCGCTGGAAGGTGGAGGCCCCAAATATGGCCCAGGCTTTTCAATCCAGAATTAAAAATCTGAT ggaagAGCTAAATCAACACCAACAACGTTCACATGTGTTTGAGATCCAGCTCAAGAAAAACAACGATACTATTGTGGAG
- the LOC133404636 gene encoding sodium channel and clathrin linker 1-like isoform X2 — protein sequence MRVSKLESDVKENDWLHRELMEPVANQLRLLPLTLGAECDIVEENKIMNNYETQVQLFKQERMQVTELWRTAAQELDHLQESYRRMFTNGLNANATGQQLIQTNCNFFKTMMGHSAEVEDLQIQLRTTKTELRTAIAKVDEMTQQLQSVQQQLKRQEEKETEAQSREEAAHRQIQQLQTTISHQETKIKGASQETETAFKDLTMWETTAGNLKVRCATLEQEKYEGLDKVRECVQMAEEAALQKDEAQLRAKQLTEELERTKKAFQQLSQDATLCSNKELNNMRQQCNTEMQSMAEELSLLHLECVDKQSQIERSKRERKALEEELSKVTKCKVEHGLGTIDALHQKCLKAEQMKDEISFTLQSTQTKQKKLELDYSVELSRYQEEVQTLNGFFNAAREDCVRISDERLQLQQENVQFRREMDELHKASLQGQKKAKQQHSRKVSSAGRWRPQIWPRLFNPELKI from the exons ATGCGAGTGTCGAAGTTGGAAAGTGATGTCAAGGAGAATGATTG GCTGCACAGAGAGCTGATGGAGCCAGTCGCAAATCAGCTTCGGTTGCTACCATTAACTTTGGGAGCAGAGTGTGACATTGTTGAGGAGAATAAAATCATGAATAACTATGAAACTCAAGTCCAACTTTTTAAGCAG GAGCGGATGCAGGTCACTGAGTTGTGGCGTACAGCAGCGCAGGAGCTTGACCATCTACAGGAGTCCTACCGGAGAATGTTCACTAATGGACTCAATGCCAATGCTACAGGACAACAGCTCATACAA ACTAACTGCAATTTCTTTAAGACAATGATGGGGCACAGCGCAGAGGTGGAGGACCTACAAATCCAGCTCAG aACAACCAAGACTGAGCTGAGAACAGCCATAGCCAAAGTGGATGAGATGACCCAACAGCTCCAGTCTGTTCAGCAGCAGCTAAAGAGACAG GAGGAAAAGGAGACAGAGGCCCAGAGTCGAGAGGAAGCAGCACACAGACAAATTCAACAGCTTCAGACAACCATCAGTCATCAAGAGACCAA AATAAAAGGTGCATCTCAGGAGACAGAGACTGCATTCAAAGATCTAACTATGTGGGAGACTACAGCAGGGAACCTAAAGGTCCGTTGTGCTACTTTAGAACAGGAGAAGTATGAGGGTCTAGACAAAGTGCGAGAGTGTGTGCAGATGGCTGAAGAGGCAGCATTGCAGAAGGATGAG GCCCAGTTAAGAGCAAAGCAGTTGACCGAGGAGCTAGAGAGGACAAAAAAGGCCTTCCAACAGTTGAGCCAGGATGCTACTCTTTGCTCCAATAAAGAG CTGAACAACATGCGTCAGCAGTGCAACACTGAAATGCAAAGTATGGCTGAGGAATTGTCTCTATTGCACCTG GAGTGTGTGGACAAACAGTCTCAGATTGAGAGGTCTAAGCGAGAGAGAAAAGCTTTAGAAGAGGAACTATCGAAG GTGACAAAGTGCAAGGTAGAGCACGGGCTTGGGACAATTGATGCCCTTCACCAGAAGTGTCTAAAGGCAGAGCAGATGAAGGATGAGATAAGCTTCACTTTGCAAAGTacccaaaccaaacaaaaaaagttggaattggA CTACAGTGTCGAGTTGTCCCGATACCAGGAGGAAGTGCAGACACTAAAtggtttttttaatgcagcaaGAGAGGACTGTGTCAGAATCAGTGACGAGCGACTCCAGTTGCAACAGGAGAATGTTCAGTTCCGCAGAGAGATGGATGAGCTGCACAAGGCCTCCTTGCAGGGCCAAAAGAAAGCCAAACAACAG CACAGCAGAAAAGTATCCAGCGCTGGAAGGTGGAGGCCCCAAATATGGCCCAGGCTTTTCAATCCAGAATTAAAAATCTGA